One segment of Indicator indicator isolate 239-I01 chromosome 23, UM_Iind_1.1, whole genome shotgun sequence DNA contains the following:
- the DRD5 gene encoding D(1B) dopamine receptor, producing the protein MLRGGRSPLPPPAGTHGGARGPAVAPGAAQVAAGSLLALLILWTLFGNVLVCAAIVRYRHLRSKVTNIFIVSLAVSDLLVALLVMPWKAVAEVAGYWPFGAFCNVWVAFDIMCSTASILNLCVISVDRYWAISSPFRYERKMTQRLALVMISVAWALSVLISFIPVQLNWHKSGHVVATGDIGDGFGTGWAAAGAVTTWAEDMSTTWVALAAIRPSDGTSDSNDTLTGPSESCDSSLNRTYAISSSLISFYIPVAIMIVTYTRIYRIAQVQIRRISSLERAAEHAQSCRSSHVDCHHHTSLKSSIRKETKVLKTLSVIMGVFVCCWLPFFILNCMVPFCESPPSDPHAGLPCVSETIFNVFVWFGWANSSLNPIIYAFNADFRKVFSNLLGCGQFCSSTPVETVNISNELISYNQDTLFHKEIVTAYVNMIPNVVDCKENREDPFDRMSQISPEQEIATDSVCELDYEGEISLGKITPFTPNGLH; encoded by the coding sequence ATGCTGCGGGGCGGTCGGAGCCCGCTGCCGCCCCCGGCGGGCACCCACGGCGGGGCCCGGGGTCCGGCGGTCGCTCCCGGGGCGGCGCAGGTGGCGGCGGGCAGCCTGCTAGCGCTGCTtatcctctggaccctcttcgGGAACGTGTTGGTGTGCGCGGCCATCGTCCGCTACCGGCACCTGAGAAGCAAGGTCACCAACATCTTCATCGTGTCCCTGGCTGTCTCGGATCTGCTGGTGGCTCTGCTGGTCATGCCCTGGAAGGCGGTGGCTGAGGTGGCCGGGTACTGGCCCTTTGGGGCTTTCTGCAACGTCTGGGTGGCCTTTGATATCATGTGCTCCACAGCTTCCATCCTGAACCTCTGTGTGATCAGTGTGGACAGGTACTGGGCTATTTCCAGCCCGTTTCGCTATGAGAGGAAGATGACCCAACGGTTGGCTCTGGTGATGATCAGTGTGGCATGGGCTTTGTCTGTGCTCATCTCCTTCATCCCTGTCCAGCTCAACTGGCACAAAAGTGGGCATGTTGTTGCTACTGGAGATATTGGAGATGGATTTGGcactggctgggcagcagcaggtgctgtCACCACCTGGGCAGAAGATATGAGCACCACATGGGTGGCATTAGCAGCAATAAGACCCTCTGATGGGACATCTGACAGCAATGACACCCTCACTGGACCATCAGAGAGCTGTGACTCCAGCCTCAATAGGACTTATGCTATTTCCTCCTCCTTGATCAGTTTTTATATCCCGGTGGCTATCATGATAGTTACCTACACTCGAATCTACCGCATTGCCCAGGTGCAGATCCGTCGtatctcttctctggagagggcAGCCGAGCACgcgcagagctgcaggagcagccacgTTGACTGCCACCATCACACAAGCCTCAAGTCCTCCATCAGGAAAGAAACCAAGGTGTTGAAGACGCTCTCTGTCATCATGGGTGTCTttgtctgctgctggttgccatTCTTCATCTTGAACTGCATGGTTCCCTTTTGTGAGAGCCCACCCAGTGACCCCCATGCTGGCCTTCCCTGCGTCAGTGAGACCATCTTTAATGTCTTTGTCTGGTTTGGTTGGGCCAACTCTTCTCTCAACCCCATCATCTATGCCTTCAATGCTGACTTCcgaaaggtcttctccaacctcctggGATGTGGTCAGTTTTGCTCTAGTACTCCAGTGGAGACTGTTAATATAAGCAATGAGCTTATCTCTTACAACCAGGACACTCTTTTCCATAAGGAGATAGTGACTGCTTATGTTAACATGATCCCAAATGTGGTTGACTGTAAGGAAAATCGTGAGGACCCTTTCGATAGGATGTCCCAAATCTCTCCTGAACAGGAGATTGCCACTGACTCTGTCTGTGAGCTGGACTATGAAGGGGAGATTTCCCTTGGCAAAATAACACCTTTCACTCCAAATGGTTTACACTAA